The following proteins are encoded in a genomic region of Sesamum indicum cultivar Zhongzhi No. 13 linkage group LG8, S_indicum_v1.0, whole genome shotgun sequence:
- the LOC105169315 gene encoding fatty acid amide hydrolase, protein MIGGYCAEKMGKKKVMLPADEVDMTAVKYQYEKIAAPHLTGISLKLFVRLLEAPIIGSLIMSHLKQQNKMVEMLRNTVIPEAPMFKPEFPPQEPEPEVVLLDEDGKPEERVELALKTLPHYDPANSWIPDSSSPFHYWKIRDYAYAYRSKLTTPSAVAERFILALDEFNSKKPPTPLLISYDPELIRKQAAASTQRFEEDKFXXXXDGIFIAIKDDIDCYPHPSKGGTTFFHEVRPVEEDAVSVARLRRCGVILVGKANMHELGLGTTGNNPNHGTARNPHAPERYTGGSSSGPAAIVASGLCSAALGTDGGGSVRIPSSLCGVVGLKSTYGRTDMSGSICDSGTVEIIGPITSTVEDAILVYAAILGCSTADKIALKPSLPCLPNLTSRENSDALGSLRLGKYTEWFNDVFSTDISDKCEDVLNHLLETHGCKIVEIIIPELHEMRTAHIVSIGSESACGLNPDFEDGKRVEFTHDTRTNLALFRSFSASDYVAAQCLRRRLMYYHMEIFKKVDVIITPTTGMTAPLIPPASLSSGETNLQVSGNLMRFVVNANLLGFPAVSVPVGYDKQGLPIGLQIIGRPWCEATILRLAAAVEELCATPKKKPLQFYDILKGN, encoded by the exons ATG ATTGGAGGATATTGTGCTGAGAAGATGGGGAAGAAGAAGGTGATGCTGCCGGCGGATGAAGTTGACATGACTGCGGTGAAGTATCAGTATGAAAAAATTGCAG CGCCGCATTTAACTGGAATTTCGCTGAAGTTATTTGTTAGATTGCTTGAGGCTCCCATAATTGGTTCCTTGATTATGTCTCATTTGAAACAGCAGAATAAAATGGTTGAG ATGCTGAGGAATACTGTGATACCTGAGGCTCCAATGTTCAAACCCGAGTTTCCTCCTCAAG AACCAGAACCTGAAGTTGTTCTTTTGGATGAGGATGGAAAACCTGAAGAGAGAGTTGAATTAGCCTTGAAGACTCTTCCACACTATGACCCTGCTAATAGTTGGATTCCTGATTCTTCTTCACCTTTCCACTATTGGAAGATTAGAGATTATGCATATGCATACAGATCTAAACTTACGACTCCATCTGCA gttGCAGAGCGATTCATTTTGGCCCTGGATGAGTTCAACAGTAAGAAGCCTCCAACTCCATTGTTGATTTCTTATGACCCTGAGCTTATAAGAAAGCAAGCTGCAGCTTCCACCCAGAGGTTTGAGGAAG ATAAATTCNNNNNNNNNNTTGATGGGATTTTTATAGCTATTAAGGATGATATTGATTGCTATCCTCACCCCTCAAAAg GCGGAACAACCTTCTTTCATGAGGTTCGTCCTGTAGAAGAGGATGCCGTCTCTGTTGCAAGGTTACGAAGATGTGGTGTGATCTTGGTTGGGAAAGCAAATATGCATGAGTTGGGTCTGGGAACAACTGGAAATAATCCAAATCATGG AACAGCAAGAAATCCACATGCTCCTGAAAGATATACTGGTGGATCATCCTCAGGCCCCGCGGCAATTGTTGCTTCTGGATTATGTTCAGCTGCACTGGGGACAGATGGGGGAG GTTCTGTTCGTATACCATCCTCTCTTTGTGGTGTAGTGGGACTGAAATCCACATATGGAAGGACTGATATGAGTGG CTCAATATGTGATTCTGGGACAGTAGAGATTATTGGTCCTATCACATCAACTGTCGAGGATGCAATACTTGT GTATGCAGCAATTTTAGGATGTTCAACTGCTGACAAAATCGCCTTGAAGCCT TCTCTCCCTTGTTTGCCAAATTTAACTTCACGTGAGAATTCAGATGCTCTTGGATCACTAAGATTGGGGAAGTATACAGAG TGGTTTAATGATGTATTTTCTACTGACATTTCTGATAAGTGTGAGGATGTTCTCAATCATTTATTAGAAACACATGGATGCAAG ATAGTGGAGATTATTATACCAGAGCTTCACGAGATGCGCACTGCTCACATTGTTTCAATTGGCTCCGAATCAGCATGTGGATTGAATCCTGATTTTGAAGATGG GAAACGGGTGGAGTTTACACATGACACACGGACAAATCTAGCACTTTTTCGGTCATTTTCAGCATCAGATTATGTAGCCGCTCAATGCCTAAG GAGAAGACTCATGTACTACCATATGGAGATTTTCAAAAAGGTGGATGTCATTATCACTCCAACTACTGG GATGACAGCACCTCTAATTCCTCCAGCTTCACTTAGTTCAGGGGAGACGAATTTGCAAGTTTCAG GAAATCTAATGCGCTTCGTAGTAAATGCAAATCTTCTTGGGTTTCCAGCAGTATCAGTCCCA